A region of Roseobacter litoralis Och 149 DNA encodes the following proteins:
- a CDS encoding pyridoxal-phosphate dependent enzyme, with amino-acid sequence MKIVQNPYRGSGLLHPDLDDMPWTAADAARPVNLVARCPKAGETPLRDAAALAKAIGVASVHIKDERRRMGLGSFKALGAAYVIASDAQSGDAQGKTYVTASAGNHGLSVAAGAAAFGAKACVYIAETVPEAFAERLRSHGAQVVREGAVYEDSMAAAAKAASDNGYILLSDSSWPGYSSRPHRLMEGYLILMAEAATQIPHSPTHIFLQAGVGGLAGAAAAHAREVWGDAPHIVVVEPDRAPALSASIQAGGPIVAKGGVSAMGRLDCKEPSLIALKSLSRDADCFMTISEAEGLASAARAAQEGFASTPSGAAGLAGLLSGAGALKLDETSRVLLILSEEPEPA; translated from the coding sequence ATGAAAATTGTTCAAAACCCGTACCGCGGCTCAGGTCTTTTGCACCCCGATCTGGATGACATGCCTTGGACTGCTGCGGATGCGGCACGGCCTGTTAATCTGGTCGCGCGCTGTCCCAAAGCCGGCGAAACACCGCTGCGCGACGCTGCAGCATTGGCCAAGGCCATTGGTGTTGCATCCGTTCACATCAAGGACGAACGGCGGCGTATGGGGTTGGGCAGCTTCAAAGCACTTGGGGCCGCTTATGTGATTGCCTCTGATGCGCAATCTGGTGACGCACAGGGCAAAACCTATGTCACCGCCAGTGCGGGCAATCATGGGCTGTCGGTTGCGGCGGGGGCTGCGGCCTTTGGGGCCAAGGCCTGTGTCTATATCGCAGAGACAGTTCCCGAGGCCTTTGCCGAAAGGCTGCGCAGCCATGGCGCGCAGGTGGTCCGCGAGGGGGCAGTATACGAAGACAGCATGGCGGCTGCTGCAAAAGCCGCTTCCGACAATGGCTATATTCTATTGTCGGACAGTTCATGGCCCGGCTACAGCAGCCGGCCGCATCGCCTGATGGAGGGGTATCTCATTTTGATGGCGGAGGCTGCCACGCAGATTCCCCATTCGCCCACGCATATCTTTTTGCAAGCCGGTGTCGGCGGATTGGCGGGGGCAGCCGCAGCACATGCACGAGAGGTTTGGGGGGATGCTCCGCACATTGTGGTGGTTGAACCTGACCGCGCGCCCGCGCTCAGCGCTTCCATCCAAGCGGGCGGCCCGATTGTTGCCAAGGGTGGTGTGTCAGCGATGGGGCGTCTGGATTGCAAGGAGCCTTCGCTGATAGCGCTCAAAAGCCTTTCGCGGGATGCGGATTGTTTCATGACGATTTCCGAAGCCGAAGGGCTGGCGAGCGCTGCGCGCGCCGCACAAGAGGGCTTTGCCTCGACACCTTCGGGGGCAGCTGGGTTGGCTGGGCTTTTGTCCGGCGCGGG
- the doeA gene encoding ectoine hydrolase DoeA (DoeA (degradation of ectoine A) is also called EutD (ectoine utilization D).), whose translation MPKLPFSRAEYDARLTKTRNEMARRGLDALFVTDPSNMAWLTGYDGWSFYVHQGVLLTLEGKPIWWGRAMDAVGAGLTTYMTAENIRGYDDTYVQNPDKHPMEDLAHLIREQGAETFSIGLELDNYYFTAAAYLTLQQSLGCATFKDATGLVNWQRAVKSDTEIEYMRRAARIVEHMHGVIRARAEPGMRKNDLIADIYHAAISGAEGHWGDYPAIVPMAPSGMDATAPHLTWDDSPLRAGESTFFEIAGAYKRYQCPQSRTLFLGKPPQKYLDAEKAVLDAISAGLEQAKPGNMCEDIAHAFNQTLDKHGFKKDSRCGYAIGLSYPPDWGERTMSFRTGDKSVLEPGMSFHFMPALWLEDGGLEITEPIVITQTGAECLCTTPRALVIKE comes from the coding sequence ATGCCCAAGCTCCCCTTTAGTCGCGCGGAATATGACGCGCGCCTGACCAAAACACGCAACGAGATGGCGCGCCGGGGTCTCGACGCGCTCTTTGTCACTGATCCGTCCAATATGGCTTGGCTGACGGGATACGATGGTTGGTCTTTCTACGTGCATCAAGGTGTTCTGTTGACGCTGGAGGGAAAGCCGATCTGGTGGGGCCGGGCCATGGACGCCGTCGGGGCTGGCCTGACCACCTATATGACCGCTGAGAATATTCGCGGATACGATGACACATACGTCCAGAACCCGGACAAACACCCGATGGAGGACCTTGCGCATTTGATCCGCGAACAAGGCGCTGAGACCTTTTCCATCGGGCTCGAGTTGGACAATTACTATTTTACCGCAGCGGCTTACCTGACTTTGCAGCAGTCTTTGGGCTGCGCAACATTCAAAGACGCCACGGGTTTGGTGAATTGGCAGCGCGCCGTCAAATCAGATACTGAAATCGAATACATGCGCCGGGCCGCGCGCATTGTTGAGCACATGCACGGCGTGATCCGCGCGCGTGCCGAACCTGGTATGCGCAAAAACGACCTGATTGCAGATATCTATCACGCCGCCATCTCGGGCGCTGAGGGTCATTGGGGCGACTACCCGGCGATTGTGCCCATGGCCCCGTCCGGCATGGACGCCACGGCCCCCCATCTGACATGGGACGACAGCCCGCTGCGCGCCGGGGAAAGCACATTTTTTGAGATTGCCGGAGCGTATAAAAGATATCAATGTCCGCAATCGCGCACGCTGTTTCTGGGCAAGCCACCGCAAAAATATCTCGATGCGGAGAAAGCCGTACTCGATGCCATCTCTGCGGGGCTGGAACAGGCAAAACCCGGCAACATGTGCGAGGATATCGCGCATGCGTTCAACCAAACACTCGATAAACACGGGTTCAAAAAGGACAGCCGCTGCGGCTACGCGATCGGCTTGTCCTATCCCCCCGACTGGGGCGAACGCACGATGTCCTTTCGCACCGGCGACAAGAGCGTGTTGGAGCCGGGGATGAGTTTCCATTTTATGCCGGCCCTTTGGCTCGAAGATGGCGGTTTGGAAATAACCGAACCGATTGTGATCACACAAACCGGTGCGGAATGCCTGTGCACCACGCCGCGCGCGCTGGTCATCAAGGAGTAA